In a genomic window of Hippoglossus stenolepis isolate QCI-W04-F060 chromosome 15, HSTE1.2, whole genome shotgun sequence:
- the LOC118121740 gene encoding ankyrin repeat domain-containing protein SOWAHA-like, with the protein MSLTQESVLSLLVSEGGRVKKSELVRKFKGSVDCGDPAEKERNRELFKTFVNNVAVVREIDGVRYVVVKNVYQHLLEGVQTESSREEEPGSEGPAGTGEQQRLPVRDQGSAGPGEDEPDVPDLGEASESSENPTELLCPIQLALQRTKFTDVRVKRMLNFEIQSQDKNGDGCFTRGEATKSKTIKSKPFALPLRVPPSSTRVEVRKLKVEPDDPPESPTPDAHRYKRRPPSVEDRTGGSVGSPQLRRAVKSTKASEEQNENRVPSLVPLEQSEHEWLVKCAAGHWSQAYGLLLRDSQLAEKRDFMSGFTALHWAAKCGNSDMLTKIVDLSRQGGVEVDINARTHGGYTPLHIAALHDQEYIMATLVGEHHADVRVRDNCGKRAYHYLHKGVSKSVREMLSEPKARPAPDTAPPEKEEPELFPDLPKGLHSISRLFQPHVTGLKKKPKQRSALYSLSDDPGEEREDSGFRQRVLSEAFN; encoded by the coding sequence ATGTCGTTGACGCAGGAGTCCGTCCTGTCTCTGCTCGTATCGGAGGGAGGCCGAGTGAAGAAGTCCGAGCTGGTGAGGAAGTTTAAAGGCTCCGTGGACTGCGGGGATCCCGCGGAGAAGGAGCGGAACAGGGAGCTTTTCAAGACCTTCGTCAACAACGTCGCCGTCGTCAGAGAAATCGACGGCGTCCGCTATGTGGTCGTCAAGAATGTGTACCAGCATTTACTGGAGGGAGTCCAGACGGAGAGCAGCCGCGAGGAGGAGCCGGGAAGCGAAGGACCGGCGGGGACAGGTGAGCAGCAGCGCCTACCTGTGCGGGACCAGGGCTCTGCGGGTCCTGGAGAAGACGAGCCAGATGTCCCTGACCTGGGTGAGGCGAGTGAAAGTAGTGAAAACCCAACGGAATTACTGTGTCCTATACAGCTGGCTCTGCAGAGGACCAAGTTCACGGACGTCAGGGTTAAAAGGATGCTGAATTTTGAGATCCAGAGCCAGGACAAGAATGGAGATGGTTGCTTTACAAGGGGTGAAGCAACAAAGTCCAAAACCATCAAGAGCAAACCTTTCGCCTTGCCTCTGAGAGTGCCCCCCAGCTCCACCAGGGTGGAGGTCCGCAAGCTGAAGGTGGAACCAGATGATCCTCCTGAAAGTCCAACACCAGATGCCCACAGGTACAAGAGAAGACCCCCCTCAGTGGAGGACAGGACTGGCGGCAGCGTGGGCTCACCCCAGCTCAGGAGGGCGGTGAAGAGCACCAAGGCGTCAGAGGAGCAGAACGAGAACAGGGTTCCCTCCCTGGTTCCCCTGGAGCAGTCGGAGCATGAGTGGCTGGTCAAGTGTGCCGCCGGCCACTGGAGCCAGGCGTACGGCCTGCTGCTGAGAGACAGCCAGCTGGCCGAGAAGAGGGACTTCATGTCAGGGTTCACCGCCCTGCACTGGGCAGCCAAGTGTGGAAACAGTGACATGCTCACCAAGATTGTTGACCTGTCGAGGCAGGGGGGAGTTGAAGTCGACATTAACGCGAGGACACATGGCGGTTACACTCCTCTGCACATTGCCGCCTTGCACGACCAGGAGTACATCATGGCCACGCTGGTCGGGGAGCACCACGCCGACGTGAGGGTCAGGGACAACTGCGGGAAGAGGGCCTACCACTATCTGCACAAGGGTGTTTCCAAGAGTGTGAGGGAGATGCTGAGTGAACCCAAGGCCCGGCCGGCTCCGGACACGGCCCCGCCTGAGAAAGAAGAGCCGGAGCTGTTCCCAGATCTCCCCAAGGGTCTGCATTCAATAAGCCGTCTCTTCCAGCCGCACGTGACGGGCCTCAAGAAGAAGCCCAAGCAAAGGTCAGCGCTTTACTCCCTGAGCGACGACCCcggcgaggagagagaggacagcgGTTTCAGACAGAGAGTCCTGTCAGAAGCTTTCAACTAA